A portion of the Saccharomyces paradoxus chromosome XV, complete sequence genome contains these proteins:
- the SPO21 gene encoding Spo21p (Component of the meiotic outer plaque of the spindle pole body~similar to YOL091W): MDNISKASNMEGTSTMTVTSRSSEDSSCISNHEQDTDTHNESNTSAAENNKISKRKWMKEFFKLSKSPASKSNRSIGSMKSNQSLVSMKSSDEGNSSRNDYSFVCGNNLSSAGLSRSNSMKESKLDLIGSQRSKNNVASLAPSSIPPQTTSSSSSSSSSTSYDSMKRTENSSALQNNNRLRHNKEIPQSRGSSNMNPTSIMSQYNVDTQATAIMSDMQKQYDSQQMASPFVNESLYFDPNGEVSHIIKSIFKEIGYKYDDFSDIPVFKLMQEMYQLVKKNSNARRTKLTGYASKLKDKETQLKSQYEKILKLETTNKAYKTKYKEISLENKKIKEAFKELDNESYNHDEELLKKYKYTKETLERVNREQQLIVDQNEFLKKSVNELQNEVNATNFKFSLFKEKYAKLADSITELNTSTKKREALGENLTFECNELKEICLKYKKNIENISNTNKDLQNSFKNERKKVLDLRNERNLLKKQILLIECHGSYSLLLVSNILTCYRFLLPSETIIETEALIKELLNMNNSLSVHVSSSDESSAEFSKRLESKCIGFEEKLLYFYQEVVTKKIIDVIYKCFINYYKKSRQTDPKSSQNSSTPYKQSQRQVPHSIK; this comes from the coding sequence ATGGATAACATTTCAAAGGCATCAAATATGGAAGGGACTTCAACGATGACGGTTACCTCGCGTAGTTCGGAAGACTCCAGTTGTATCTCAAATCATGAACAGGATACCGATACTCATAACGAGAGTAACACAAGTGCTGcggaaaacaataaaatttcgaaaagaaaatggatgaaagagtttttcaaactttccAAATCTCCAGCTTCCAAAAGCAACCGGAGTATAGGTTCCATGAAAAGTAACCAGAGCTTGGTTTCAATGAAAAGTAGTGACGAGGGCAATAGTTCTAGAAATGACTACTCTTTTGTTTGTGGTAACAATCTTTCCTCTGCAGGCTTGAGTCGTTCCAATAGTATGAAAGAATCGAAATTAGATTTAATTGGAAGCcaaagatcaaaaaataatgttgCCTCGTTGGCGCCTTCTTCTATACCACCTCAGACAacatcctcttcatcttcatcctcttcttcaacttcttATGACTCTATGAAGAGAACAGAAAATAGTAGTGCATTGCAGAACAACAACCGCCTCAGGCATAACAAAGAGATTCCTCAAAGTAGAGGAAGCTCCAACATGAACCCCACATCCATCATGAGCCAATACAATGTCGACACACAAGCAACCGCTATAATGAGTGACATGCAAAAGCAATATGACTCGCAGCAAATGGCATCGCCCTTCGTAAATGAGAGCTTATATTTTGATCCAAATGGTGAAGTTTCACACATAATAAAATCAatatttaaagaaattggCTATAAATATGACGATTTCAGTGATATTCCGGTTTTTAAATTGATGCAAGAAATGTACCAactggtgaagaagaattccAACGCTAGAAGAACAAAGTTAACAGGTTATGCTTCCAAACtcaaagacaaagaaaCGCAATTAAAAAGCCAGTATGAGAAAATTCTAAAGTTGGAAACGACGAACAAAGCTTATAAGACCAAATACAAGGAGATATCCTtggaaaataagaaaataaaagaggCCTTTAAAGAACTAGACAATGAATCATACAATCACGATGAAGAAttactaaaaaaatacaaatataCTAAAGAAACTTTAGAGAGAGTCAATAGAGAACAGCAATTAATCGTTGATCAAAACgagtttttgaagaaaagtgTTAATGAACTACAAAATGAGGTTAACGCTACCAACTTCaagttttctttatttaaagAGAAATATGCGAAATTGGCAGATAGTATCACTGAATTGAACACTTccacaaaaaaaagggaggCCCTAGGAGAAAACTTAACTTTTGAATGCAatgaattaaaagaaatatgtttgaagtacaaaaaaaacattgaAAACATATCAAATACCAATAAGGATTTGCAAAATTCgtttaaaaatgaaaggaaaaaagttttagATTTAAGGAATGAGAGAAATTTGttaaaaaagcaaatactGTTGATTGAATGCCATGGTTCATATTCATTACTCCTTGTATCTAATATTTTAACATGTTATCGGTTTTTACTGCCAAGTGAAACTATTATTGAAACCGAAGCCTTAATAAAGGAGTTACTCAACATGAATAATTCACTTTCAGTCCATGTGTCTTCTTCTGACGAGTCTTCTGCGGAGTTCTCGAAAAGATTAGAATCAAAATGTATAGggtttgaagaaaagctACTTTATTTCTATCAAGAAGTTGTGACCAAGAAAATTATAGACGTCATTTACAAGTGCTTTATCAACTATTACAAGAAAAGTAGGCAAACTGACCCAAAATCGAGTCAGAACTCCAGTACTCCGTACAAACAAAGCCAAAGACAAGTTCCGCACTCCATTAAGTGA
- the MSH2 gene encoding mismatch repair ATPase MSH2 (Protein that binds to DNA mismatches~similar to YOL090W) — protein MSSTRPELKFSDVSEERSFYKKYTGLPKTPIKTIRLVDKGEYYTVIGSDAIFVADSVYHTQSVLKNCQLDPVTAKNFHEPTKYVTVSLQVLATLLKLCLLDLGYKVEIYDKSWKLIKSASPGNIEQVNELMNMNIDSSIIIASLKVQWNSQDGNCVIGVAFIDTTAYKVGMLDIVDNEVYSNLESFLIQLGVKECLVQDLTLNSNSNTEIQKVINVIDRCGCVVTLLKNSEFSEKDVELDLTKLLGDDLALSLPQKYSKLSMGACNALIGYLQLLSEQDQVGKYELVEHKLKEFMKLDASAIKALNLFPQGAQNPFGSNNLAVSGFTSAGNTGKVTSLFQLLNHCKTNAGVRLLNEWLKQPLTNIDEINKRHDLVDYLIDQIELRQMLTAEYLPMVPDIRRLTKKLNKKGNLEDVLKIYQFSKRIPEIVQAFSSFLEDDSPTESVKELVRSTWLTPLSHHVEPLSKFEEMVETTVDLDAYEENNEFMIKVEFNEELAKIRSKLDALREEIHSIHLDSAEDLGFDPDKKLKLENHHLHGWCMRLTRNDAKELRKHKKYIELSTVKAGIFFSTKQLKSIANETNILQKEYDKQQSALVREIINITLTYTPVFEKLSLVLAHLDVISSFAHASSYAPIPYIRPKLHPMNSERRTHLLSSRHPVLEVQDDISFISNDVTLESGKGDFLIITGPNMGGKSTYIRQVGVISLMAQIGCFVPCEEAEIAVVDAILCRVGAGDSQLKGVSTFMVEILETASILKNASKNSLIIVDELGRGTSTYDGFGLAWAIAEHIAGKIGCFALFATHFHELTELSEKLPNVKNMHVVAHIEKNSREQKHDDEDITLLYKVEPGISDQSFGIHVAEVVQFPEKIVKMAKRKANELDDLKTSNEELKKAKLSLQEVNEGNIRLKALLKEWIRKVKEEGLDDPSKISEEASQHKIQELLRAIASEPENENDNYLKHIKALLL, from the coding sequence ATGTCCTCTACTAGACCAGAGCTGAAATTCTCTGATGTatcagaagaaagaagctTCTATAAAAAGTATACAGGTTTACCGAAGACGCCCATAAAGACCATTAGATTAGTGGATAAAGGCGAATATTATACAGTTATAGGTTCGGATGCGATATTTGTTGCTGATTCGGTGTATCATACCCAATCTGTTTTAAAAAACTGTCAATTGGACCCTGTGACGGCGAAAAACTTCCATGAACCCACTAAATATGTTACTGTTTCGCTTCAGGTCCTTGCCACTCTGCTGAAATTATGTTTGTTAGATCTGGGCTACAAAGTTGAGATTTACGATAAGAGTTGGAAGTTAATTAAGAGTGCATCTCCAGGGAACATCGAGCAAGTCAATGAGTTGATGAATATGAACATTGACTCGAGTATCATCATTGCGAGCTTGAAAGTTCAATGGAATTCTCAGGATGGAAATTGCGTTATTGGAGTTGCATTCATTGATACCACTGCCTACAAAGTTGGTATGCTTGATATTGTCGATAATGAAGTGTATTCCAATCTAGAGAGTTTCTTGATTCAATTGGGTGTGAAGGAATGTTTGGTGCAGGACTTAACACTGAATTCAAACTCCAATACTGAAATACAGAAAGTAATCAATGTAATTGATCGTTGTGGATGTGTCGTTAcgttattgaaaaactcaGAATTTTCTGAAAAGGACGTCGAACTGGACCTAACTAAGTTATTGGGCGATGATTTAGCTTTATCGTTGCCCCAGAAATACTCTAAATTATCTATGGGTGCATGCAATGCATTGATCGGCTATTTACAGTTGCTATCAGAGCAAGATCAAGTGGGCAAGTATGAATTAGTTGAACATAAATTAAAGGAGTTTATGAAGTTAGATGCCTCTGCCATTAAAGCCCTTAATCTATTCCCACAAGGAGCACAAAATCCATTCGGCAGCAACAACTTAGCTGTCTCTGGGTTTACGAGTGCTGGTAACACCGGTAAAGTAACTTCTCTTTTCCAGTTGCTGAATCATTGTAAAACAAATGCCGGTGTTAGACTTTTAAATGAATGGTTGAAGCAACCACTAACCAATATTGACGAAATTAACAAAAGACATGACTTAGTTGACTATCTGATTGACCAAATTGAGTTAAGGCAGATGTTGACCGCTGAATATTTACCCATGGTTCCAGATATTCGTAGATTGACTAAGAagttaaataaaaagggAAACTTAGAGGAtgtcttgaaaatttatcaGTTCAGTAAAAGAATACCAGAAATTGTTCAAGCTTTCAGTTCGTTCTTAGAGGATGATAGCCCAACTGAATCAGTAAAGGAACTAGTCCGCTCTACTTGGTTAACTCCGCTAAGCCACCATGTTGAACCATTGTCCAAATTCGAAGAAATGGTTGAAACAACCGTTGATTTGGATGcttatgaagaaaataatgaattcATGATTAAAGTCGagtttaatgaagaattgGCGAAGATAAGAAGTAAACTGGATGCGTTGCGTGAGGAAATCCATTCAATCCATCTAGATTCTGCTGAAGATTTGGGATTCGATCCAGACAAAAAACTGAAGTTGGAGAACCATCATCTGCATGGTTGGTGTATGAGACTGACACGTAATGATGCCAAGGAATTACGTAAACATAAAAAGTACATCGAGTTATCGACAGTAAAAGCGggtatattttttagtaCCAAACAGTTAAAGTCGATTGCCAACGAAACcaatattcttcaaaaggaGTACGACAAACAACAATCCGCTTTGGTTAGAGAAATTATAAATATCACATTGACATACACACCGGTTTTTGAGAAATTATCCTTAGTCTTAGCGCATTTGGATGTCATATCCTCTTTTGCTCATGCTTCGTCGTATGCCCCTATACCATATATAAGGCCCAAGTTGCATCCTATGAATTCGGAAAGAAGGACGCACCTATTAAGTTCTCGTCATCCAGTGCTGGAAGTGCAAGATGATATAAGTTTTATATCTAATGATGTCACATTAGAGAGCGGCAAGGGCGATTTCCTAATTATAACAGGACCAAATATGGGGGGTAAATCTACTTACATCAGACAGGTTGGTGTAATTTCGTTGATGGCTCAAATTGGTTGTTTTGTGCCTTGtgaagaagctgaaattgCCGTAGTAGATGCAATTCTTTGCAGAGTCGGTGCAGGAGATTCCCAATTGAAAGGCGTCTCCACATTTATGGTTGAAATATTAGAAACAGCTTCTATATTAAAGAATGCGAGCAAGAATTCTTTGATTATTGTTGATGAGCTAGGACGTGGTACAAGTACTTACGATGGCTTTGGTCTAGCTTGGGCGATTGCTGAACATATTGCAGGTAAAATTGGATGTTTCGCTTTGTTTGCGACCCATTTTCATGAATTGACAGAGTTATCTGAGAAATTGCCCAACGTCAAGAATATGCATGTTGTTGCACATATTGAGAAAAATTCTAGGGAACAAAAACATGACGATGAGGACATTACGCTATTATATAAAGTTGAGCCTGGTATTTCAGATCAATCTTTTGGTATTCACGTTGCAGAAGTCGTTCAATTTccagaaaaaattgtaaaaatGGCTAAACGTAAAGCGAATGAATTGGACGATCTGAAAACTAGtaatgaagaattgaaaaaagctaAATTATCATTGCAGGAAGTTAATGAAGGTAATATTCGTTTGAAGGCCCTACTAAAAGAGTGGATTAGAAAAGTGAAGGAGGAGGGCTTAGACGATCCAAGCaaaatttctgaagaagCTTCTCAGCACAAAATACAAGAGCTGCTGCGTGCTATAGCGAGTGAACCggaaaacgaaaatgaCAACTATTtgaaacatataaaagcCTTGTTGTTATAA
- the HAL9 gene encoding Hal9p (transcription factor containing a zinc finger~similar to YOL089C) — MENQGGDYSPNRFSNSANNMNAMFNNEITGRSDISNANKQHGASRLVPETQMWSMPVPDQLMTMPNRENTIMASNAGGPDISMNVAYPNAIYSPTEQQSQLQTQQKRDVSTMMEHTNSNEVSGSGKNLKKRVSKACDHCRKRKIRCDEVDQQTKKCSNCIKFQLPCTFKHRDEILKKKRRLEIKHSAPEKPLQAQNNVPDPVASPTVPNSGRFEPFNGNNSLESNIIDKVSNIQNNLNQKMNSKIEKLDRKISYIIDSVARFEWLLDKAVKKQEDKHKEKNNLPKPTRKIYSTALLTAQKLYWFKQSLGVKVSNEEFLSPISEILSISLKWYATQMKKFMDLSSPAFFSSEIILYSLPPKQQAKRLLENFHATLLSSVTGIISLKECLDLAEKYYSESAEKLTYPEHLLLNVCLCSGASATQSIIRGDSKYLRKDRYDPTSQELKMIENVALLNAMYYYHKLSTICSGTRTLQALLLLNRYFQLTYDTELANCILGTAIRLAVDMELNRKSSYKSLDFEEAMRRRSMWWHCFCTDKLYSLMLSRPPIVGERDMDMLTDQNYYEVIKANILPDLIDKKEDLDKITDVNSALNVVVNFCQHISLFISYYVSKLVSIESKIYSTCFAVRSTLDLSFDAMLDKIKDLNDSLNNWRNNLHVSMKLKSYKQYLSVLYAQKSQENPALSFEIACSRVLNCHFRALYSKVILSMVTTSLLIDNERLYKGSRHDIPQIFMLFSSQYLNASKEMLQLFQGINYQAHMYNEIMYQFSTAVFVLFFYVVDNINNSKKKGEIKEIIDILKKSYDRLVGENDEQLLFDNVKWNTLIVFYSHFLRYVLQRYHEMSDSMPTFDPKPYDETITKVIAHSRKIKDETVDQLIMSLKSYGSFHSLQKGNEAALADDELNTNDIASEDFAEEAPINLFGELSVEILKLLKSHSPISNVGDLSPPSNKKEISDDSSLYPIRSDLTSLVYPIHSSDPGDTLSSDLETPENSDSSNNDGIKEDFEAFSALLPLGKLIYDRDYSFVNTFRDYE; from the coding sequence ATGGAAAATCAGGGTGGAGATTACAGCCCAAACAGGTTTTCAAACTCAGCAAACAATATGAATGCAATGTTTAACAATGAGATTACTGGTAGAAGTGATATTTCAAACGCAAATAAGCAACATGGTGCTTCACGTCTGGTACCTGAAACACAAATGTGGTCGATGCCTGTACCGGATCAGCTGATGACGATGCCTAACAGAGAAAACACCATTATGGCAAGCAATGCAGGAGGTCCAGATATTTCCATGAACGTGGCTTACCCCAATGCAATATACTCGCCAACAGAGCAACAGTCTCAACTACAGACACAACAGAAACGTGATGTCAGCACCATGATGGAACACACTAACAGTAATGAAGTAAGCGGCTCTGGTAAAAACCTTAAGAAACGTGTATCAAAGGCTTGTGATCATTGtcgaaagagaaaaattagATGCGATGAAGTGGATCAGCAGACCAAAAAATGTTCAAACTGTATTAAGTTTCAGTTGCCCTGCACTTTCAAACATCGTGATGAGATTcttaagaagaaaagaagactGGAGATCAAACATTCAGCACCGGAGAAACCACTTCAAGCTCAAAATAACGTTCCAGATCCCGTAGCTTCTCCTACAGTACCCAATAGCGGAAGATTTGAACCTTTCAACGGGAATAACTCCTTGGAAAGCAATATCATCGATAAAGTTTCCAATATCCAGAATAATCTTaaccaaaaaatgaactcaaaaatagaaaaattggataGAAAAATATCTTACATTATTGATAGTGTGGCTAGATTTGAGTGGCTATTGGACAAGGCGGTCAAAAAGCAGGAGGACAAACACAAGGAAAAGAACAATTTGCCTAAACCAACGAGAAAGATATACTCTACGGCATTGTTAACTGCCCAAAAACTATATTGGTTTAAACAAAGCTTAGGCGTGAAGGTGTCAAATGAGGAGTTCCTTTCCCCAATTAGCGAAATATTAAGCATATCTTTGAAATGGTATGCAACTcagatgaaaaagttcatgGATTTGTCATCTCcagctttcttttccagtGAGATAATATTATACTCATTACCTCCGAAACAACAGGCAAAGAGGCTTCTTGAGAATTTTCATGCTACCTTGTTGTCTTCTGTAACTGGTATAATATCGTTAAAAGAATGTCTAGATTTAGCAGAGAAATACTACAGCGAAAGCGCCGAAAAACTTACATATCCTGAACACTTGTTACTAAATGTGTGTCTCTGTTCAGGCGCATCTGCCACTCAATCAATTATAAGAGGTGATTCGAAATatttaagaaaagataGATACGATCCAACCTCCCAAGAGTTGAAAATGATCGAAAATGTAGCTTTGTTAAATGCCATGTATTATTATCATAAGCTGTCTACGATATGTTCAGGTACAAGAACACTGCAGGCTTTGTTACTTTTGAACAGATATTTTCAGCTTACGTACGATACTGAATTAGCAAATTGTATTTTAGGAACAGCAATTAGATTGGCGGTTGACATGGAACTTAATAGAAAATCCTCTTACAAATCGTTAGATTTCGAGGAAGCCATGAGGAGAAGGAGTATGTGGTGGCATTGCTTTTGTACGGATAAGCTTTATTCTTTAATGCTATCCAGACCCCCTATCGTTGGGGAACGAGATATGGATATGCTTACAGATCAGAATTATTACGAAGTGATAAAAGCTAATATTCTACCGGATCTTATcgataaaaaagaagatctCGATAAGATCACTGATGTTAACTCTGCATTAAATGTAgttgtaaatttttgtcAACATATATCCCTTTTCATATCCTATtatgtttcaaaattggtCAGTATTGAGAGTAAAATATACTCTACTTGCTTCGCTGTCAGGAGTACTCTGGACCTCTCATTTGATGCCATGCTTGATAAGATCAAAGATCTGAATGATTCTTTGAACAATTGGAGGAACAACTTGCACGTGAGTATGAAACTCAAAAGTTACAAACAGTATTTATCGGTACTTTACGCCCAAAAATCCCAAGAAAATCCAGCTTTGAGTTTTGAGATTGCATGCTCACGTGTTTTGAATTGTCATTTTAGGGCACTATATTCTAAAGTGATTTTGAGTATGGTGACGACGTCTCTACTGATTGATAACGAACGCCTATACAAAGGTTCTCGCCATGATATTCCTCAGATATTTAtgcttttttcaagtcaATACTTAAACGCCAGTAAAGAAATGTTACAGCTATTCCAAGGCATTAATTACCAAGCGCATATGTATAACGAGATTATGTATCAGTTCTCTACTGCTGTGtttgttctcttcttctacgTTGTGGATAATATTaacaattcaaaaaagaaaggtgagataaaagaaatcattgatattctaaaaaaatcttACGATCGTCTAGTGGGCGAAAACGATGAGCAATTGCTGTTCGATAATGTTAAATGGAATACTTTAATCGTGTTCTACAGCCACTTTTTGAGGTACGTTTTGCAACGCTATCATGAGATGAGCGATTCCATGCCGACATTTGATCCTAAGCCTTACGATGAAACAATTACTAAAGTTATCGCacattcaagaaaaataaaagatgaaaCTGTCGACCAACTAATTATGAGTCTGAAATCATATGGTTCTTTCCATTCTTTACAAAAGGGCAACGAAGCCGCCCTTGCAGATGATGAGCTCAATACGAACGACATTGCTTCAGAAGACTTTGCAGAAGAAGCTCCGATAAACTTATTTGGTGAGTTATCGGTCGAAATTTTAAAACTATTAAAATCTCACTCTCCTATCTCTAACGTTGGAGATCTATCACCCCCTTCgaataagaaagaaatatcaGATGACTCATCCCTGTACCCGATTCGATCGGACCTAACATCTCTTGTTTACCCCATTCATAGTTCTGATCCCGGAGATACTCTTTCCAGTGATCTAGAGACCCCGGAAAACTCTGATTCTAGTAACAATGATGGAATAAAGGAGGATTTCGAAGCTTTTAGTGCCCTATTACCTTTAGGAAAATTAATATATGACAGAGATTATTCTTTCGTGAACACTTTTAGAGATTATGAATAA
- the MPD2 gene encoding protein disulfide isomerase MPD2 (Member of the protein disulfide isomerase (PDI) family~similar to YOL088C) has protein sequence MKLYGFLFSVWSACVVILPTLAYGEAVTMVKSIEQYFDMCNRNDSYTMIKYYTSWCQHCKTLAPVYEELGELYTKEVNKDDIPINFLEVNCEFFGPTLCTDLPGFPIIELVKPRTKPLVLPELDWSSMKFHERLWQKIKTRFHNPKYQLDSSRIVRFEGSRNTNSLSSFINTVRSKDAEERFIEHIFDDSKKCSEELLSQQPLCKAGKDYYSVTLSKLYDDINGLEKERRKLEALIKQNADDLSEEVKGKLEIIRLQLKLLLHMEEQLEYTSSHDEL, from the coding sequence ATGAAATTGTAcggttttttattttctgtatGGTCAGCATGCGTCGTTATTTTACCAACTCTTGCATATGGTGAAGCTGTTACGATGGTCAAGTCGATTGAGCAGTACTTCGATATGTGCAATAGAAATGATTCTTACACAATGATAAAATACTACACTTCTTGGTGCCAACATTGTAAAACCCTGGCTCCGGTATACGAAGAGCTTGGTGAGCTATACACCAAAGAAGTTAATAAAGATGACATCCCAATTAACTTCCTTGAAGTTAACTGCGAATTCTTCGGGCCAACCCTATGCACCGACTTGCCAGGATTCCCCATCATTGAGCTGGTAAAACCCCGTACAAAACCTTTAGTCCTTCCTGAGCTCGATTGGTCTTCGATGAAGTTCCATGAAAGATTATGGCAAAAAATCAAGACGCGGTTCCACAATCCTAAATACCAACTGGATTCGTCTAGGATTGTTCGTTTTGAAGGAAGCAGGAACACAAATAGTTTAAGCAGCTTTATCAATACTGTAAGAAGTAAGGATGCAGAAGAAAGATTCATAGAGcatatttttgatgattccAAAAAATGCAGTGAAGAACTACTTTCTCAACAGCCCCTATGTAAAGCTGGTAAAGATTATTACTCTGTCACTCTATCTAAATTATACGATGACATTAATGGgttggaaaaagaaaggcgGAAACTAGAAGCTTTAATCAAGCAAAATGCAGATGACTTGAGTGAAGAAGTCAAAGGAAAACTGGAAATCATTCGCTTACAATTGAAGCTACTGTTACACATGGAAGAACAGTTAGAATATACCAGTAGTCATGATGAACTTTGA